The window GGGGATCCCGGGACGGGGAGGCGGCTCGTCGGCCATCACGGCGTGCAGGGAGACGAAGAGGCCGGCCTCGTTGACCCCATCGTAACGGCCGCCGGGGACGCTGCCCATCATCCCCAGGGAGGCCAGGCACCCCTCCGGGCGCAGCCCCACCAGATCCCGCCGGCGCTGGATCGGGCGGAAATCGTAATTGCGCCCTACCCACGCGCCCGCAGGCCCCCACACGGCCCCCGCGGAGCAGGCGAACAGGCGGGCGCGCATGGAGGTGCGACAGACCTGCTGCCAGAGGAGCCGGGGATCCATCCCCTGGGCGGCGGCGTAGCCTTCGTATTCCTCGATCAAGGGGGGATGCCAGCGGGCCACCAGCCGGCGGCAGGCCTCGGCCAGCTCGGGATCCGGAGGCGGCGGCCACCAGGGCGGGCGATGGAAAGGCGGATCCAGGCGGCCCAGCTGCGCGCCGATCTCCCGCGGGGTCCCGGCCAGCATCCGCACCCGGTAAGGCGCCGGGGGGAACCGTTCGGGCATCGCGCTCCTCGCTTGGCTTACGCCCGGCCCTGCGCGGCGCGCTCCTGATGGAGGGCGTATAGCGCTTCCAGGCCCAGCAGGTAGCTGCGCCAGCCGAAGCCCTGGATCACCCCCTTACAGACCGGAGCGATCACCGAGACCCGGCGCCATTCCTCCCGGGCGTAAAGGTTGGAGAGATGGACCTCCACGGCGGGCAGGTTCACGGCGGCCAGGGCGTCCCGCAGGGCGTAGCCGTAGATATGGAGGGCGCCCGGGTTGATCAGGATGGCGTCCGCCCAGCCCCGGGCCTGGTGGATGGCGTCGATGAGGACGCCCTCGTGGTTGGACTGGATGATGCGCAGGGTGACGCCGTGGGCGGCCGCCCACTCCTCCAGCCGGGCGTTGATCTCCTCCAGGGTCATCGTCCCGTAAATGTGGGGCTCCCGCGTCCCCAGCAGGTTGAGGTTGGGCCCATGCAGCACCAGCACGTTCATGGACGAAAGCCTCCTGCGGATCGAAGGATGGCCGGACCGCTCCGGACGGTCGAAGTTGCAGAACCCGTTCGCTCTGCGTTATCGTTATTTTCCGGCGACTGCCTGCCCGGCGGCGGGCTTTCGCGCCGATGGACATCGGCCTTCTTGCGGCGCTTGCGCGCCGGGCGTCGGCTTTCATGCCGATTGAAATCGGCCTTCTCGGGCGCTTCGCGCCGGGCGTCGGCCTTCGCCGACGCAAGGGATGTCTTTTCGGTCGGCGCAGGCCGACCGTTGGCCGAGGGCCTTGGCGCCGATTGAAATCGGCCTCCTGAGGCGCTTGTGTGCCAAGCGTCGGCCTTCGCCGACGCAAGGGATGTTTTTTCGGTCGGCGCAGGCCGACCGTTGGCCGAAGGCCTTGGCGCCGATTGAAATCGGCCTTCTAAGGCGCTTGCGCGCCAAGCGTCGGCCTTCGCCGACGCAAGGGATGTTTTTTCGGTCGGCGCAGGCCGACCGATGGCCGAGGCCTTCTCGGGCCGAATTCATTCGGCCCGCCAGGCCGATCGTTGACCGAAGGCCCTTCGAGGCCGGATTCATCCGGCGTGCCCCGCGCCAAGCGTCGGCCTTCGCCGACGTGAAGAGTGTCTTTTCGGTCGGCGCAGGCCGACCGATGGCCGAAGGCCTTCTCGGGCCGAATTCATTCGGCCCGCCAGGCCGACCGTCGGCCGAAGGCCCTTGAAGGTCGAATTCATTCGACGCACAGGCTCTCGCGCCGATGAAGGATCCGGGCGGACAGCCGGAGTCGGCCGGCAGGCTCTATTCTCAGCCGGAATCTGCGAATCGGCGAAATGCGAGGGGAGGTGGCGGATGGCGGGGGAGATGTTCGCGGTGATCCTGGCGGGGGGCAGCGGCACCCGGCTGTGGCCGCTGAGCCGGCAGAGCCGCCCCAAGCAGATGCTCCGGCTCCTGGGGGAGCGGACGATGTTCCAGCTGACGGTCGATCGCCTGCTCCCCATGTTCAAGCCGGAGCAGATCCTCGTGGTGACCGGCCGGGAGCACGCCGAGGAGCTCATGCAGCAGGCCCCGGAGATCCCCCGGGAGAACTTCCTGGTGGAGCCGGTGGGCCGCAACACCGCCCCGGCCATCGGGCTGGCGGCCCTGCATCTGCGCCGCCGGGATCCCCGGGCCTGCATGGCGGTGTTGCCCGCGGATCACTACATCCGGGACGAGGCCCGCTTCCGCGCCGTCCTCCGGGCGGCCTTCCAGGTCGCCGAGAGAGGGTTCCTGGTCACCCTGGGCATCCGCCCCACCTATCCGGCCACGGGGTTCGGTTACATCGAACGCGGGGAGCTCCTGGGGCGGTTCGGGGGCTTCCTGGCCTACCGGGTGCGGGCCTTCCGGGAGAAGCCCGACCTGGCCACGGCGGAGCGCTTCGTCGCCGATGGGCGCCACTCCTGGAACAGCGGGATGTTCATCTGGCGCGTGGACCGCATCCTGGAGGAGATCGCGCGCCATATGCCGGAGCTGGCCGCCGGGCTGCGGGAGCTGGAGGGCGCCCTGGGGACCCCGGAGGAGGGGGAGGTCCTGCGCCGCATCTGGCCCGGGATGCCCAACACGAGCATCGATTACGGAGTGATGGAGAAGGCCCAGGAGGTCGCCGTCATCCCCGCCGAGTTCGGCTGGAACGACATCGGCAGCTGGGCCGCCCTGCTCGATATCCTGGCCGGCGACGATCAGAGCAACGTGGTCCTGGGCGCGGAGCACCTGGGGCTGGACACCTCGGGCTCGCTGATCTTCGGCAACGGCCGTCTGGTGGCCACCCTGGGCGTCCGGGATCTGATCATCGTCGACACCGATGATGTCCTCCTGGTCTGCCACCGCGAGCGCGCCCAGGACGTGCGTCTCCTGGTGGAGGCGCTGAAGCGCGAGGGGCGACAGGAGTATCTGTAACGGTTTCGGGCCG is drawn from Thermoflexus hugenholtzii and contains these coding sequences:
- a CDS encoding C45 family peptidase, which produces MPERFPPAPYRVRMLAGTPREIGAQLGRLDPPFHRPPWWPPPPDPELAEACRRLVARWHPPLIEEYEGYAAAQGMDPRLLWQQVCRTSMRARLFACSAGAVWGPAGAWVGRNYDFRPIQRRRDLVGLRPEGCLASLGMMGSVPGGRYDGVNEAGLFVSLHAVMADEPPPRPGIPFHLIPRILLERCRSAGEAVELLLRMPHMLPLNLLVADPQEGFAVEIHPLCAAVRLPEDGILTVTNHYEHPAMQPYGGRRDLRFSMRRKERLTEHIATGEGPPRERLRRALSDHEAPVCGHRPGFSTLWSVIADLRGRAIEYAFGPPCQTPFHPFPWPSASEWDHPGAPDSGN
- the aroQ gene encoding type II 3-dehydroquinate dehydratase, giving the protein MNVLVLHGPNLNLLGTREPHIYGTMTLEEINARLEEWAAAHGVTLRIIQSNHEGVLIDAIHQARGWADAILINPGALHIYGYALRDALAAVNLPAVEVHLSNLYAREEWRRVSVIAPVCKGVIQGFGWRSYLLGLEALYALHQERAAQGRA
- a CDS encoding mannose-1-phosphate guanylyltransferase; protein product: MAGEMFAVILAGGSGTRLWPLSRQSRPKQMLRLLGERTMFQLTVDRLLPMFKPEQILVVTGREHAEELMQQAPEIPRENFLVEPVGRNTAPAIGLAALHLRRRDPRACMAVLPADHYIRDEARFRAVLRAAFQVAERGFLVTLGIRPTYPATGFGYIERGELLGRFGGFLAYRVRAFREKPDLATAERFVADGRHSWNSGMFIWRVDRILEEIARHMPELAAGLRELEGALGTPEEGEVLRRIWPGMPNTSIDYGVMEKAQEVAVIPAEFGWNDIGSWAALLDILAGDDQSNVVLGAEHLGLDTSGSLIFGNGRLVATLGVRDLIIVDTDDVLLVCHRERAQDVRLLVEALKREGRQEYL